Genomic window (Streptomyces liliiviolaceus):
ATGCGCGAGGTGCCCTGCCCCACCTGTGAGGGCACGCGCCTCAAGCCGGTCGTCCTCGCGGTCACGGTCATGGAGAAGTCCATCGCCGAGGTCTCCGCCATGTCCATCAGCGACTGCGCGGACTTCCTGGGCAAGCTGCGCCTCGACGCGCGCGACAAGAAGATCGCCGAGCGCGTCCTGAAGGAGGTCAACGAAAGGCTGCGGTTCCTGGTCGACGTCGGCCTCGACTACCTGTCGCTGAACCGCGCGGCGGGCACCCTCTCCGGCGGCGAGGCCCAGCGCATCCGGCTGGCCACCCAGATCGGCTCCGGCCTCGTGGGCGTCCTGTACGTCCTCGACGAGCCCTCCATCGGACTGCACCAGCGGGACAACCACCGCCTCATCGAGACGCTGGTCCGGCTGCGCGACATGGGCAACACCCTCATCGTCGTCGAGCACGACGAGGACACCATCAAGGTCGCCGACTGGATCGTCGACATCGGCCCCGGCGCGGGCGAGCACGGCGGCCACGTCGTGCACAGCGGCTCCCTGAAGGAGCTCCTCGCCAACGAGGAGTCGCAGACCGGTCAGTACCTGTCCGGCAGGAAGGCCATCCCGCTGCCCGACGTCCGGCGCCCGCGCGACCCCTCCCGGCAGCTCACGGTGCACGGAGCCCGCGAGAACAACCTCCGGGACATCGACGTGTCGTTCCCGCTGGGGATCCTCACGGCCGTCACGGGTGTCTCCGGTTCCGGCAAGTCGACGCTGGTCAACGACATCCTGTACACGCACCTGGCCCGCGAGCTGAACGGCGCGAGGAGCGTTCCCGGCCGCCACACGCGCGTGGAGGGTGACGACCTCGTCGACAAGGTCGTGCACGTCGACCAGTCGCCCATCGGCCGCACCCCCCGGTCCAACCCGGCGACGTACACCGGCGTCTTCGACCACGTCCGCAAGCTGTTCGCCGAGACCACCGAGGCGAAGGTCCGCGGCTATCTGCCCGGCCGCTTCTCCTTCAACGTCAAGGGCGGTCGCTGCGAGAACTGCTCGGGCGACGGCACGATCAAGATCGAGATGAACTTCCTGCCGGACGTGTACGTCCCGTGCGAGGTCTGCCACGGGGCCCGCTACAACCGGGAGACCTTGGACGTCCACTACAAGGGCAAGTCCATCGCCGACGTCCTGAACATGCCGATCGAGGAAGCCATGAACTTCTTCGAGGCGGTGCCGGGGATCGCCCGTCACCTCAGGACCCTGAACGACGTCGGCCTCGGCTATGTCCGGCTCGGCCAGTCCGCCACGACCCTGTCCGGCGGTGAGGCCCAGCGCGTGAAGCTCGCCAGCGAGCTGCAGAAGAGGTCCACCGGTCGCACGGTGTACGTCCTCGACGAGCCGACCACCGGTCTGCACTTCGAGGACATCAGCAAGCTGCTCGTCGTGCTGTCCGGCCTGGTCGAGAAGGGCAACACGGTCATCGTCATCGAGCACAACCTCGACGTGATCAAGACCGCCGACTGGGTCGTCGACATGGGTCCCGAGGGTGGTGCGGGCGGCGGCATCGTCGTCGCCGAGGGCACGCCCGAGGAGGTGGCCGGGGTGTCGACCAGCCACACGGGCAAGTTCCTGCAGGAGGTGCTGGGCGCCGAGCGTGTCAGCGACGCCTCACGGGCGAAGCCCGTGCGCAGGACCGCCGCCAAGAAGGCCGTGGCGGCCACGGCGACGACGAGGAAGACGGCGACGGCGAAGTCCGCGGCGGCGAAGTCCGCGGCGGCCAAGGGTGCCAATGGCACGGTCGCCAAGAAGGCGGCTCCGGCGAAGAAGGCGGCCCGGGCCCGTAAGGCCTGAATCGGGTGCCGGTAACGTCACGCGCCGCGCCCCACGGGAGAGTCCGTGGGGCGCGGCGCGTGTTGCGCCCAGGGGGTGCCAGGTCCGGCCGGCTTGTGTCTGCGGGCCCGTCGTGGCTGGTCGCGCAGTTCCCCGCGCCCCTTACGGGCGCTCGCGCGGTTCCCTGCGACCCTTCGGGGCGCTCAGAAGGTGTTCAGTTCATGGGCGTACGGCGGTTCCGCGCCTGCTCGGGAGCAGGTGATTGCCGCGGCTCGTGCGGCGAACCGCAGCAGCTTGTTCCAGCCGTCGGCCCCCAGGCCCGCCGGTCCCGCGTCGGACAGCGCGTCGCGGGCGGCGAGGCCGTGCAGCAGTGCCGCGTTCACCGTGTCGCCCGCGCCGATCGTGTCCACCACGTCGACCGGTTCGCCCGGCACGGAGTACTCGCCGCCGTCGCGGGTGAAGGCGGTCAGCCCGTCGCCGCCCCGGGTGATCACGACGGCCGAAGGGCCGGAGGCCAGCCACTCGCGCGGGGTGCCGCCCAGCCAGCCGGCGTCCTCCTCGGACAGCTTGAGCAGTGACACCGAGGGCAGCCAGCTCTTGAACCGGGCCCGATAGGCGTCCGGGTCGGGGATGAGTCCCGCGCGGATGTTCGGATCCAGCGTGGTGAACACACCCTGGGCGGACGCGCTCCGCATCAGCTCCTCGTACGCGCTCGCACCCGGCTCCAGGACGAGCGAACAGGTACCGAAGGACACCGCCCGTGTCCCGTCGGGGAGTCGGTCGGGCGCCGAGAACAACCGGTCCGCGGTGCCCTCGACGTAGAAGGAGTACCCGGCCGAGCCGTCCGCGGCGATGGACGCGACGGCGAGGGTCGTGGGCTCGGCGCCCCGCTGCACGGACGACACATCGACGCCGGCCTCACGCAGCCCGCCGACCAGGGCCTCACCGAAGGCGTCGGTCGAGACCCGGGAGCAGAAGGCAGTGCGGGAACCGAGCCGGCCCAGCGCGACCGCCGTGTTGTACGGGCCGCCGCCGCGGCGCGGGGCGAGTGGGGCGAGCGCGCCCGACTCGCTGGGCACCAGGTCGATCAGGGCCTCACCGGCGACGACGATCACGAGACGGTTCCTTTCTCGGGGCAGC
Coding sequences:
- the uvrA gene encoding excinuclease ABC subunit UvrA — translated: MADRLIVRGAREHNLKNVSLDLPRDSLIVFTGLSGSGKSSLAFDTIFAEGQRRYVESLSSYARQFLGQMDKPDVDFIEGLSPAVSIDQKSTSRNPRSTVGTITEVYDYLRLLFARIGKPHCPECGRPISRQSPQAIVDKVLELPQGSRFQVLSPLVRERKGEFVDLFADLQTKGYSRARVDGETIQLTEPPTLKKQEKHTIEVVVDRLTVKEGAKRRLTDSVETALGLSGGMVVLDFVDLPADDPERERMYSEHLYCAYDDLSFEEMEPRSFSFNSPFGACPECSGIGTRMEVDAELIVPDEDKSLDEGAIHPWSHGHTKDYFARLIGALADALGFRTDIPFAGLPQRAKKALLYGHKTQIEVRYRNRYGRERVYTTPFEGAVPFVKRRHGEAESDTSRERFEGYMREVPCPTCEGTRLKPVVLAVTVMEKSIAEVSAMSISDCADFLGKLRLDARDKKIAERVLKEVNERLRFLVDVGLDYLSLNRAAGTLSGGEAQRIRLATQIGSGLVGVLYVLDEPSIGLHQRDNHRLIETLVRLRDMGNTLIVVEHDEDTIKVADWIVDIGPGAGEHGGHVVHSGSLKELLANEESQTGQYLSGRKAIPLPDVRRPRDPSRQLTVHGARENNLRDIDVSFPLGILTAVTGVSGSGKSTLVNDILYTHLARELNGARSVPGRHTRVEGDDLVDKVVHVDQSPIGRTPRSNPATYTGVFDHVRKLFAETTEAKVRGYLPGRFSFNVKGGRCENCSGDGTIKIEMNFLPDVYVPCEVCHGARYNRETLDVHYKGKSIADVLNMPIEEAMNFFEAVPGIARHLRTLNDVGLGYVRLGQSATTLSGGEAQRVKLASELQKRSTGRTVYVLDEPTTGLHFEDISKLLVVLSGLVEKGNTVIVIEHNLDVIKTADWVVDMGPEGGAGGGIVVAEGTPEEVAGVSTSHTGKFLQEVLGAERVSDASRAKPVRRTAAKKAVAATATTRKTATAKSAAAKSAAAKGANGTVAKKAAPAKKAARARKA
- a CDS encoding carbohydrate kinase family protein gives rise to the protein MIVVAGEALIDLVPSESGALAPLAPRRGGGPYNTAVALGRLGSRTAFCSRVSTDAFGEALVGGLREAGVDVSSVQRGAEPTTLAVASIAADGSAGYSFYVEGTADRLFSAPDRLPDGTRAVSFGTCSLVLEPGASAYEELMRSASAQGVFTTLDPNIRAGLIPDPDAYRARFKSWLPSVSLLKLSEEDAGWLGGTPREWLASGPSAVVITRGGDGLTAFTRDGGEYSVPGEPVDVVDTIGAGDTVNAALLHGLAARDALSDAGPAGLGADGWNKLLRFAARAAAITCSRAGAEPPYAHELNTF